taactgaaaccctaatccaaacactcccctaaccctaattccaacggtaaccctaaccacacctctaaccctgacacacccctaaccctaatcccaaccctattcccaactgtgaatgtaatctaaaccctaactgtaactttagccccaacccaaactgtagccctaaccctagccctagccctaatgggaaaatggaaataaatacattttttaaatttttccctaactaagggggtgatgaaggggggtttgatttacttttatagtgggttttttagcggatttttatgattggcagccgtcacacactgaaagacgctttttattgcaaaaaatattttttgcgttaccacattttgagagctataatttttccatattttggtccacagagtcatgtgaggtcttgttttttgcgggacgagttgacgtttttattggtaacattttcgggtacgtgacattttttgatcgctttttattccgatttttgtgagacagaatgaccaaaaaccagctgttcatgaatttcttttgggggaggcgttgataccgttccgcgtttggtaaaattgataaagcagttttattcttcgggtcagtacgattacagcgacacctcatttatatcatttttttatgttttggcgcttttatacgataaaaactattttacagaaaaaataattattttggcatcgctttattctcaggactataacttttttatttttttgctgatgatgctgtattgtggctcgttttttgcgggacaagatgacgctttcagcggtaccatggttatttatatgtccttttgatcgcgtgttattccactttttgttcggcggtattataataaagcgtagttttttgcctcgttttttttttttttttttttttttcttacggtgtttactgaaggggttaactagtgggccagttttataggtcgggccgttacgaacgcggcgatactaaatatatgtacttttattgtttttttttatttatttagataaagaaatgtatttatgggaataataaatatatatatatatatatatatatatatatataattttttttattttttttcattatttaggaatatttttttttattttttttttacacatttggaaacttttttttttactttgtcccagggggggacatcacagatcgatgatctgacagtttgcacagcactctgtcaaatcaccgatctgatagcagtgcaggctgcttcacagtgcctgctctgagcaggctctgtgaagccacctccctccctgcaggacccggatccgcggccatcttggatccgagcctggagcaagcagggagggaggtaagaccctcgcagcaacacgatcacatcgcgttgctgcggggggctcagggaagcccgcagggagccccctccctgcgcgatgcttccctgcaccgccagcacatcgcgatcatctttgatcgcggtgtgccaggggttaatgtgccgggggcggtccgtgaccgctcttggcacatagtgccggatgtcagctgcgataggcagctgacactcggccgcgctccccccgtgagcgccgccgatcgcgctggacgtactatcccgtccgtggtaatgggggcccaccccacctcgacgggatagtacgtccgatgtcagaaaggggttaaattgacctccactgtttctgttaaTTCTGTtaattgcttttttttaattacgtaCTTTTCCAACTGAGGAAAGAACAACTCGAAAGTGCTTTgctactttgctatcttcttatagccttctgctttatgggcctccaccattttcacttTCAGAGTCCTAGGCagatgcttagaagaacccatggctgctgattTCTGGCACAAGGcacgatgatggtgaacaagccatatccCTATCAAAACCTTGGttggttatctgagcacacaaaaatCTCCGTGGGTGCTAAAACTTTCCCCAttttcccttttgtaatttttaaaatgtaaaaaattacaatatatatttttttgcctataataaaaaggaaatgtatcatctttaatTTTAGCCCTTTTGGAAAAAatgtaatcttcaacttgcttaactgttctcaataacagtaattttgataaaTTCTCAAAAAAGTATATGTAAATGGGCTTCTATTAATATAGGAATCATATAGAcccagaaaaaaatctttattaaacttgattaaaaatgccaccaacctgtggctgcaccaggaaaaaatcaaaaaatacacaaaacacacaaaaaacaccgtGAACAAACTAGGGAGGGGGAAGGACAAATCCCTAGAATATACCTAGGTCACGCCTACctaccagcgggggttggcaccataTGGGgaacgatgtggcgcccccgctctgcGTCGGCTGAACCCTAGGGTCCCTGATAAACCCTAATGATCCCCAAAGGGTacctctacccacacaatggtgTACTAAAGGTACCCCTCGAAGCTAGACATATAACAGCTGTATCTAGGGAAGCCTCAAACCCCACACCTGTGAGTTAAAAACAATAAGAGAACATGCAGAGGGCTATTGACAGTCGCATGTTGCCACCCTCACATATGATGCGTGACCTATGTGGCAAAAAATACACACACTTGTGCAGATGATACTGCCTATGCTTCAATCAAAACTGTGGGGGGCATGCAACTGCAAAGCTCCACCCCACCATATCAAATGCAGATGAACATATTATGCCTCATGCCCCAAAATCAATTGACAAATACAGGCATATATATATAGCGATACTCATCATAACATTCTGCGCCGTCAGCCCACTGTTCCTaatagcctcaacgcgtttcgcctcgctggctcatcaggaggcccgatttctTGTCATGTGTCTCGATGGTGCAAAGATGTCTAAAGCTTTAGACATCTTTGCACCATCGAGACACATGACAagaaatcgggcctcctgatgagccagcgagGCGAAACGCATTGAGGCTATTAGGAACAGTGGGCTGACGGCGCAGAATGTTATGATGAGTATCGCTATTATGAGGCATAATATGTTCATCTGCATTTGATATGGTGGGGTGGAGCTTTGCAGTTGCATGCCCCCCACAGTTTTGATTGAAGCATAGGCAGTATCATCTGCACAAGTGTGTGTATTTTTTGCCACATAGGTCACGCATCATACGTGAGGGTGGCAACATGCGACTGTCAATAGCCCTCTGCATGTTCTCTTATTGTTTTTAACTCACAGGTGTGGGGTTTGAGGCTTCCCTAGATACAGCTGTTATATGTCTAGCTTCGAGGGGTACCTTTAGTAcaccattgtgtgggtagagggaccctttgGGGATCATTAGGGTTTATCAGGGACCCTAGGGTTCAGCCGAcacggagcgggggcgccacatcgttccccatagggtgccaacccccgctggtagGCAGGCGTGACCTAGGTATATTCTAGGGATTTGTCCTTCCCCCTCCCTAGTTTGTTCACAGTAATTTTGACCCACACATTgacgtgtatatatgtgtatgcagaACTACTTCAGTTAATGGTTGGTGTATGCCACATGTCCTGGCCAGGGAAGTTGGCATAACGGCTCTTGTGTCCGGTTGGTGTGACAGTTTCCACATATACCAGAGTCACAcgcgtagacccattcaagtgaatggttatgtgcacatgtcagtatgtttccacggaccgtgataTCGTGGACAAAACACACTGATgtgtccgttttttttttgtttgttttttacagctaCACGGGCCACACATCTGTGTCATCATTGTGACACATACTGACTCCTGGGAAGCAGTGGTATtgttagcgctgttcccctgcaCCGAGTGCTGAAGACAGCTGTCATCATTTTCCTCTGCTCACTCTGCGATCTGGactagcaggggagaatgttgagttgtatacagctgataacagcgagagcaggtggtgactgatgggagcattcatgagccgcctgcgctataaataaataaaaaacactgatttcccctgtatttttgataaccaggctGGCTAaattgacagctgcgggctgcaaccctcagctgtcagtgttagcatggctggttatcaagaatagaggttccaccacgctgtttttttttttccattttttttttagtcaTTAAAAAAAACTGGATAGGGTCACccccaaccagccttgctaaagcagacagctgtgggctggtattttcagtcttagatgtgccaattctggcactttgcctggctcttcccacttgcactttGGCAGTGGCAAATAGGGTTCATATTAGTCTggagacatcaagcccatggattataaAATCgtagacgcctttccattactaatcctatagttgtattctaaataaacacacagcaagtataaagtcttttatttgaaataaaagaaaaacaagtaAGTTATACtctcctaacgcccattccattgaagcaagTGCAACATGTACACACtaacactgatatctccggtactggaaatatcaggatgtgtgatagAACCCTATGAGAGTATACAGATGACACCGCATGGGCTAGCAGCAGTAGCCTTCTGTGAGGCAGCACATTATCCTGGCTGTTTATCACAGGAGAGCGTGTTTCTGCCATGGCTCCAGCTCTCTGAGCTCATCATGAATCAATTTGGAAAGTGACCTATGATCTCAGTGGCTGCTTACAGATAGGGAAATGTTACCTCTCTAAAAGGAGCAGTTGCGAGCCCCTGCTGTGTCTTCTTCTGCTTCATCCCCTGGCCCAGGAGCTGTGCTATGCACTGACCATGAACTTGAACAGTTCTGCATATCCTTGGGCACATTTAGAAGGTTATCTCAGCCcaggaactttttttttaatacctTGTAGAACGTGTTATTCCAAGACCTGTTTATTTAAAATGTACTTTATTTTGTGGGGTAACCCCTTTAAGACAAAATGCACTTTACTCTCATTTGCAGTCtcagaagtttttttttctttttaaataaatgatTTGTTGCCCTTAGATGCAATAGAGCCTGCAACTTGCTTCTCTGCAAGGATTATTGTGCTGAACACTTTCTTTCAATAGCTGAGTGTTATCTTTTTTGAAAAATGAATGtttggaattgctgttttttttctgttttagctGATTATGTCTGAGAAATGTACTATAGCTGAAGGTCTGTGCTGGCACGTGGAACACTTCTGTTGTTGGGAATGTGACATAATGTTGGGCGACAGTCGGTATATTATGAAATGTGGAAGACCTTTCTGCAGCAGCTGTTTTGAGCGACTTCATGCTGAAAGTTGCATGGCCTGTGGTGAGCCTGTTGGTAAGTCGTCATGCCAATAaacatgatttatttattttttacatataacTAGAATTATGCTATTGCCTGGGGTTTTTTTAAGTGTAAAATATTAACAAATCCTATTGCCACTTAAGATGGATATATATATGTGCAGGTGTATAGTTTCTTCTCATttatctaagggtatgtttccacgttcaggaaacgctgcatttttgacgctgcgttgagccacagcgtcaaaaacgcagcgtccagatgttacagcatagtggaggggatttaataaaatcccgtctccactatgcattaaaagactgaTGCGGCATACCcgtgaaaacgcacatgcggcacgtcttttaagaaagcagcatgtccttacattgcagaaaaacgcaaggacagcgcaggtgacctgccagtgacctcaggtgcagatttcgtcaggattttacctgcataaaatcctgaccaaatcctgatgcaatcctgaacgtggacacataccctaattgaCAGCTCCTTTTGAGGGCATCAGTCCACCAGTACACTATTATCCATTTTTATCATAACTTATCTCTAAGACTTGTGTCTATTTCACAATTACTTCATGTATGCTTTCCTTATCATTAAAGTGTATAAACCTGAAAAACTGACAGATGCCATGTGTATTCAATAATGTTATGTTTTCCAGATCCTGATGGAGAACTTGTGACATTAAAAGGGCTGTACTGGCATACAATACCCTCTTGTTTTTGCTGCTCCAGTTGCAGGACACCTTTGCACAGGTCAGAATCTGTGATTCACGATGACCATCTTTATTGCTCCTTGCACTGTTTGTCATCTGGTCCTACAATGCACTTTCCTTCCAAACATCGTAATGTTATAAGAGCTTCAGATGCAGATTTCAGCCCTCAGATAGATTGCACTACCTGGAAAACAAAGACCAGATCAAACGGCAAGAAAATAAAACCTGGCCTCCACAAAACATATTCTGCCACAAGGTGTCAAGAATTGCTCCCAACAATATTTATAGGTACAGAAAGAGAGACTCACAAATCCTGGCTGCCAGAATATAGCCAAGACGTTGAAAATGAGGACAAAACTTCATGTTCATCTTCGGACTCTGAGCCAGAAGGATTTTTCCTGGGCAGGCCTATTCCAAATTACTCACTCAGTGAGGGAAAAAATTCACAGGCCCGTGGAAAGAGCACTTCCATAAAAAGAAATGACAGTCGAAAGAGCTGCAAGGTGTCCTAATATTATCATCTGTTAGATTTCACATGTTGTATTTAAAGACAATATCTATTTTGCAGCTATAAGTATTTACCTGATTTGTATGATTAAAAAGCAACAGAATGTATCATAATTATGCCCACATTAAATTGTTTGCACAGGACAGGTGTAATCTATTTATTGGTGTAGTTGCATTTGAAGATATTCTTAATATTTTTCCATTACGAACATTATATTACATGCACAGATCCACAGTCACTATAGTTTTATAGCCCATTGCAGTCAGACTCCATAATTTAGATCCACACTATGGATCATTCATTATATGGTCCTCCGATTCCAAAAATGTCCTTTCTAAATTTCTATTATACCCTaagaactgtatgtgtatgtgtgtgtgtatatatatatatatatatatatatatatatatatatatatatataatattatgtgtgtgtgtgtgtatatagttaagtccatataccgtatatactcgagtataagccgagattttcagcccaaatttttgggctgaaagtgctcctctcggcttatactcgagtcacggtgggcggcagggtcggcgggtgagggcactgaggcatactcacctagtcctggcactcctgacgctgcccctgcctgtcacactgtctccgggtgccgcagctctgcctgtcagcggtcacgtgggaccgctcattagagaaatgaatatggactacactcccataggagtggagccacatattcattcctctgagcggtgccagtgacagtgtgacaggcaggggcagcgtcaggagcaccaggactaggtgagtattttatattcacctgtccgcgttccacacgccgggcgccgctccatcttcccggcgtctctccgctctgactgtgcaggtcagagggcgcgatgacgcatatagtgtgcgcggcgccctctgcctgatcagtcagtgcagagagacgccgggacgagatgccggaacgagacgccgggagctgcaatcaagagaggagagtatggcttttttttttttttttttactattgcagcagcaatggcagagctttataaggagcatatatggggcaagaatgaacggtgcacagctttataaggagcatatatgcggcaagaatgaacggtgcacagctttataaggagcatatatggggcaagaatgaacggtgcagagcactatatggcatagatatggggcaataatgaacggtgcagagcactatatggcacagctatggggcaataatgaacggtgcagagcactatatggcacagctatggggcaagaatgaacggtgcagagcacaatatggcacagctatggggcaagaatgaacggtgcagagcactatatggcacagatatggggcaataatgaacggtgcggagcactatatggcacacctttctatggtacatctatggggcaataatgaacggtgcagagcactatatggcacagctatggggccataatgaacggtatggagcatctatttttatttttgaaattcaccggtagctgcagcattttccaccctaggcttatactcgagtcaataagttttcccagttttttgtggcaaaattaggggggtcggcttatactcgggttggcttatactcgagtatatacggtatatttggacagaggcaacatttttctaattttggttatagacattaccacaatgaattttaaacaaaacaattcagatgcagttgaagttcagactttcagttttcatttgagggtatccacattaaaattggatgaagggtttaggagtttcagctccttaacatgtggcaccctgtttttaaagggaccaaaagtaattggacagatccaataattttaaataaaatgttcatttttagtacttggttgaaaaccctttgttggcgctAGCACCGATCGCGTGCATTTAACATCTCTGATGCCACTTgtaagtagtgacagcgacatagagggacatcacgcagggagggggctccctgcacgcttccatcaggacaacgcgatgcCTGATAGTCTCAATGGAGACccacgggtcctgcagggaggtggcttgtgagtgcctgctgagagcaggtgctggcatgcctccttccctgcctgtcagatcgctgatctgatactctgcagtgcataGTGTCAGATCAGCACTCTGATGTTACATAGTAatctcccatcctgggacaatgtaaaaagtttgcaaacttttttttttttttttttttaaagtgtacaaatctttttttaaaaatccttaaataaaaaaatatttttccaataaatacatttatttatgtaaattaaaaaataataaaagtacacatttggtattgccgcttcagtaacgacctgc
The Ranitomeya imitator isolate aRanImi1 chromosome 3, aRanImi1.pri, whole genome shotgun sequence genome window above contains:
- the PRICKLE4 gene encoding prickle-like protein 4 isoform X3; translated protein: MAASRLCHLLDTDDCVVMAPETPDQTITSPTSTVSSSDCDSGCSLEEYLEIKALSTLKDTSNNAAEDLKFIQTLLHLLPPQDCDEMFCTALGEFERREFRKFSAHRRAHSMRHGAIVHITADISDTCCMQCCDKILVGDTAVCTEGFQDENLHWHLKCFVCETCRLPLSQFIYFMQDSRIYCGRHHAELTKARCAACDQLIMSEKCTIAEGLCWHVEHFCCWECDIMLGDSRYIMKCGRPFCSSCFERLHAESCMACGEPVDPDGELVTLKGLYWHTIPSCFCCSSCRTPLHRSESVIHDDHLYCSLHCLSSGPTMHFPSKHRNVIRASDADFSPQIDCTTWKTKTRSNGKKIKPGLHKTYSATRCQELLPTIFIGTERETHKSWLPEYSQDVENEDKTSCSSSDSEPEGFFLGRPIPNYSLSEGKNSQARGKSTSIKRNDSRKSCKVS
- the PRICKLE4 gene encoding prickle-like protein 4 isoform X2, which produces MAASRLCHLLDTVDDCVVMAPETPDQTITSPTSTVSSSDCDSGCSLEEYLEIKALSTLKDTSNNAAEDLKFIQTLLHLLPPQDCDEMFCTALGEFERREFRKFSAHRRAHSMRHGAIVHITADISDTCCMQCCDKILVGDTAVCTEGFQDENLHWHLKCFVCETCRLPLSQFIYFMQDSRIYCGRHHAELTKARCAACDQLIMSEKCTIAEGLCWHVEHFCCWECDIMLGDSRYIMKCGRPFCSSCFERLHAESCMACGEPVDPDGELVTLKGLYWHTIPSCFCCSSCRTPLHRSESVIHDDHLYCSLHCLSSGPTMHFPSKHRNVIRASDADFSPQIDCTTWKTKTRSNGKKIKPGLHKTYSATRCQELLPTIFIGTERETHKSWLPEYSQDVENEDKTSCSSSDSEPEGFFLGRPIPNYSLSEGKNSQARGKSTSIKRNDSRKSCKVS
- the PRICKLE4 gene encoding prickle-like protein 4 isoform X1, producing the protein MAASRLCHLLDTGQCQGPWRGGSRHRIDPAVTVDDCVVMAPETPDQTITSPTSTVSSSDCDSGCSLEEYLEIKALSTLKDTSNNAAEDLKFIQTLLHLLPPQDCDEMFCTALGEFERREFRKFSAHRRAHSMRHGAIVHITADISDTCCMQCCDKILVGDTAVCTEGFQDENLHWHLKCFVCETCRLPLSQFIYFMQDSRIYCGRHHAELTKARCAACDQLIMSEKCTIAEGLCWHVEHFCCWECDIMLGDSRYIMKCGRPFCSSCFERLHAESCMACGEPVDPDGELVTLKGLYWHTIPSCFCCSSCRTPLHRSESVIHDDHLYCSLHCLSSGPTMHFPSKHRNVIRASDADFSPQIDCTTWKTKTRSNGKKIKPGLHKTYSATRCQELLPTIFIGTERETHKSWLPEYSQDVENEDKTSCSSSDSEPEGFFLGRPIPNYSLSEGKNSQARGKSTSIKRNDSRKSCKVS